Genomic segment of Lentisphaera araneosa HTCC2155:
GCCTCACGAGGAGGCCTTTTTTAATTGTAGAAAGTAGACTTAGGGAGTGAAAGTCGTAAATTCTTCTTCGATTGGATGTGCATCACTTTTTACTTCCCAAGAGGCATTGCCATTGAGGAGGTTCTGCAAGTCACCCATACCATACTTTTCTTTCACATCTTCAGTCTGCTGAATAACCGCATCGTTGTAGACTGGACGTTCAACCTGACGGAAGATACCAATTGGAGATGGTACTTCAGCACCTTGAAGGTCAGCTAAAATTTTAGCGTAAGTAGGTGAAGCTTGAGCTGTTTCGTGAGTCACGATATCATCTTCATTAACATCAGCTACGTTTTTAACTGTGAGTTCGAGGCCTTCGAAAACAAGACATTTATCTTTCTCTTTACCAAAGATGAGTTTCTCACCATTCATGAGCTCAACTAAGCGCTCACTACGAATTGTTCTTTCGAGAACATTATCGTGGGCACCATCGTTGAAGATAACGCAGTTCTGGTAAATCTCGATGAAAGATAAGCCGCGGTGCTTACGAGCTTCAGAGAAGACGTGCTGCATGTGCTTAGGGTTTGTGTCGTAAGTACGAGCTACAAAAGTAGCGCCAGCACTTAGAGCAAAAGACAAGGGGTTAATTGGCTCGTCAATAGAACCGTAAGGAGTTG
This window contains:
- a CDS encoding 2-oxoacid:ferredoxin oxidoreductase subunit beta codes for the protein MSEKKYTKKDFTSDKLVKWCPGCGDYAILAAVQKTMADIGRPKEQQVVISGIGCSSRFPIYMDTHGFHTIHGRAPSVATGVKVANPDLDIWLVTGDGDGLSIGGNHLLHAIRRNVNMVVLLFNNKVYGLTKGQYSPTSEVDTVTKSTPYGSIDEPINPLSFALSAGATFVARTYDTNPKHMQHVFSEARKHRGLSFIEIYQNCVIFNDGAHDNVLERTIRSERLVELMNGEKLIFGKEKDKCLVFEGLELTVKNVADVNEDDIVTHETAQASPTYAKILADLQGAEVPSPIGIFRQVERPVYNDAVIQQTEDVKEKYGMGDLQNLLNGNASWEVKSDAHPIEEEFTTFTP